Within Thermus sp. CCB_US3_UF1, the genomic segment GCTTGGGTCGTAGGCCGCCACCTCCTGGCGCAGGGTGGCCAGGGCCCTAAGGGGCTCGTCCGCGGCGTCCAGGACGTAGAGCAAAACCCGGGTGCGGGCGATGTGCCTAAGGAACTCCAGCCCCAGGCCCCTACCCTGGCTGGCCCCCTCGATGATCCCGGGGATGTCCGCCAGGGTAAAGCGGGCCCCTTCGGCCAGCTCCACCACCCCCAGGTTGGGGCTCAGGGTGGTGAAGGGGTAGGGGGCGATCTTGGGGTGGGCGTGGGTGGTGGCGGCCAAGAGGCTGGACTTCCCCGCGTTGGGGTAGCCCACCAGGCCCACATCGGCGATGAGCATGAGCTCGAGGCGGAGCCTCCGCCGCTCCCCCTCCTCCCCCGCCTCGGCGAAACGGGGGGCCTGGCGGGTAGGGGTGGCGAAGTGGGCGTTGCCCCGCCCCCCCGAGCCCCCCCGGGCCACCAGCAAGGTGGCCCCTTCCTCGGTCAAGTCCCCCAGGAGCTCCCCGGTGTCCGCGTCAAACACCCGGGTCCCCCGGGGGACCTCAATGTAGAGGTCCCGCCCGGAGCGGCCGTGCTGGCCGCTTCCCTTGCCGTGCTCCCCATCCTCGGCCTTGTAGGTGCGCTTGGAAAGCTCGGAAAGGGAGTCGATGCTGCCCCGGGCCCGCAAGTAGACGCTTCCGCCCCGGCCCCCATCCCCCCCGTCCGGCCCCCCCTTGGGCACGAACTTCTCCCGACGGAAGGAAATGGCGCCGTCGCCGCCCCGGCCGGCGGCGACGGTGATCTGGAGAACGTCTTGGAACACCGACCTACGCCAAGGGGCGCACGCTCACGTAGCGGCCCATCCGCCCCTTGTCCTGGAACTCCACCACCCCGTCCACCAGGGCGAACAGGGTGTAGTCACGGCCCATGCCCACGTTCTTGCCGGGCTTGAACTTGGTGCCCCGCTGGC encodes:
- the obgE gene encoding GTPase ObgE; protein product: MFQDVLQITVAAGRGGDGAISFRREKFVPKGGPDGGDGGRGGSVYLRARGSIDSLSELSKRTYKAEDGEHGKGSGQHGRSGRDLYIEVPRGTRVFDADTGELLGDLTEEGATLLVARGGSGGRGNAHFATPTRQAPRFAEAGEEGERRRLRLELMLIADVGLVGYPNAGKSSLLAATTHAHPKIAPYPFTTLSPNLGVVELAEGARFTLADIPGIIEGASQGRGLGLEFLRHIARTRVLLYVLDAADEPLRALATLRQEVAAYDPSLLRRPSLIALNKVDLLPPEAVAAQVAALAREGLPVLPVSALTGEGLPGLKEALWGLVQATPAPELPKPAPVGAVPAGVEVVPLEEGVYEVRAPGVEGYLKRLKGDLQEAAGYLQEVFKRHGVEAALKAKGVRAGDVVRLGGLEFEYIPEV
- the rpmA gene encoding 50S ribosomal protein L27, with protein sequence MAHKKGLGSTKNGRDSQAKRLGVKRYGGQVVKAGNILVRQRGTKFKPGKNVGMGRDYTLFALVDGVVEFQDKGRMGRYVSVRPLA